Below is a genomic region from uncultured Erythrobacter sp..
TTGGCCGTCGAGAGCGTTGCGCCCGAACGGATGGAAGAAGTCGGCGCTTTCATGGGGCAGATGGCGGAATATCACCCGCAAGAGCCGTGCTGGTATCTGCCGCTGATTGCTGCCGATCCGGCCGCCACGGGTCAGGGATTGGGCGCAGCCTTGATGAAGCACGCGCTCGCCGTGGTCGATGAGGCGGGTCTGCCTGCCTATCTGGAATCGTCAAATCCGCGCAATGTCTCGCTCTATGAGCGTTACGGTTTTGAAGTCATGGGCGAGATCAGGACCGAACATTCGCCCGTGATGCGCCCGATGATCCGCGCCGCGCGCGCTTGAAGGGATTAGGCCTAGAGCAATGAGCAACACCGTTTCCGAATCTGATTATTCGAGCCGCCAACGCCTGTTCGCAGGCGCAATCGCCATTGCCAGTTTCTCCGCTCTGGCGGTGCAACCGGCATTGGGCGAAGGCTCCTATATGGAGAACCTCGGCGCGATGCTGCGGTTCTTCACGATCTGGGGCAATGTCGGTGCGTGCATTGTTATGGCGGCGATTGCATTTGGCCTGCGCGTATCGCCCAAGGTTCTGGCTTCGCTTGCTACGATGCTCGCAGTGATCGCGCTGGTCTATTGGGGATTGCTGGCCGGGGAGCATCACCCGACCGGCGCTGACCGTGTGACCAATCAATTCCACCACACGATCATTCCTGCGGCGGTGATTGCCTGGTGGTTCGCCTTCACACCGCCATCGACAGGCAGTCTGGGCGCGGTGCCAGCGATCATGGTGCCGCCGCTTTCCTATGGAGCGTTTGCCGTGGTGCTGGGGGAGCTGACCGGTTTCTACGCCTATTTCTTCCTCGACCCGCCGTCGCTTGGCTGGGGGCAATTT
It encodes:
- a CDS encoding GNAT family N-acetyltransferase — encoded protein: MPTPIERETGIVQPPEVIAAQDNRRAAITATITLGFATDPVARWVWPDPATYFEVQPKFVDAFGGNGFAHGSVFETSCKRAAAMWLPPGVEPDSERMAALAVESVAPERMEEVGAFMGQMAEYHPQEPCWYLPLIAADPAATGQGLGAALMKHALAVVDEAGLPAYLESSNPRNVSLYERYGFEVMGEIRTEHSPVMRPMIRAARA
- a CDS encoding Pr6Pr family membrane protein, translated to MSNTVSESDYSSRQRLFAGAIAIASFSALAVQPALGEGSYMENLGAMLRFFTIWGNVGACIVMAAIAFGLRVSPKVLASLATMLAVIALVYWGLLAGEHHPTGADRVTNQFHHTIIPAAVIAWWFAFTPPSTGSLGAVPAIMVPPLSYGAFAVVLGELTGFYAYFFLDPPSLGWGQFLINNVVLAAFFALLGAGLVALKRRFGRSA